ATGTGTACATTAAAGAATAGTAATGCTCATATAAATCAAGATACATTGATatgaataaatgagaaatatttttggttttatttatgtACTTATTTGTCGTGGAAATATTTTAGGCTTGGAGATTTGTTCTATGTTgatattcattctattttatgagtttaatcattcaaattgtataatatttaattaaatcaaaatcaggtacttaaattttgaatcttatgaTATGTCAATAATGGTTAACAGGAATAACAATCTAAAgcagagaaaagttaaaaaaagaaaatattcattaatacatCTTACAAACTATGACTCCCGTAAAGTCCTGCATTGCTGCCTCATCGCGACGGGGGAGTGTTCCTGGGCGGAATGGGCAAAGTATGTTGGGAGAGTATTCTCCTGGTAAGGTCACCCAAGGCGTGAAGGCCATTCCTTTATGCTCAGCTAAATGCAATTCAGGCATGAGGCAAAGTCAGACTTCAGCCTTTGGTGCCTCTGGGTTCTTGACCTCTTGAAGTTGCAATTTAAGCCCTTTTCTCATGACTTGTCAATTAGGAGACAAACCTTGAGCACACTGCAAGGCTGTGCTATATTGTTTGAAGGCCTTCGAGTTCATGGACCTGGTTTGATGTTACTGTCGACCAGGTGGGATAAGCCATAACAACAAAAACTATAACTTTGGAActcatataatgaaatatataagacTGAGAAATTTATCAagtgaaataatgtttataaatatgtgaaataatgtattgaaaataaattttatgtaaaggcTTATGGTAGAAAGATGCAAAatcatccccccccccatttcccctcctttaaaaagacagaaaatttttaatattgctgttGATACATCCACATACTAAGACATAATATGTGCTaagttttgttcaaatttatcaaattgtatTGAATTATATGAGATTCAAAcagacattcaattttatatactaatttactcaattttatagactaataatttttactgattttttattattgatattaaacatAACTACATACTCATATTTTTTGACTCGCagacaaaaatttttgaaatgttaatgaaCATTACATGTGTTTctgatttgacataaaatatatagTACTTTCTGAAACcaaatatcaaacatttaaaagtaattgaaatagaTATTTGCAAATTCAGTCATAAGtaagtacagaaatttttttgtcattttctgtttaaaatgagGACAGAGAATGGatacaaacacataaaaatatatttaatataataatgatgattTCAGTGATAGCAAGTTTTCCTattctttccaaaaataatttccataGTGAATAAAAACAGTTATAGTTAGAGtagagaaatttgaaatgtggcgtatttctgctataactttcgaaaatattgcagcacaaaattgatttttacatcatattgaagtttaaaaaataatcttttcaattatactaaTGTTATAATGaacaaatgaaatttccatttttaattaattttaaaataataatttaattatattttaacataaataaattaattaatttaatttaaataaatttaacaatttgttttgcactgaataaaaataaaatttaacttacacGAGCTCGTTACAAATcaatggaaaaaattaacttttatcaatgtgttgctatcacgttgacaaaaactcaaattacaaaataaatcaactattatggcaaattaaatatataaaagtgtcattttcagcatgtgtctgtatgaaatgaaatgcaaGGGAAAGTTTTATATGAGCTTTTACAAAGtcgatattatttattcaataaaacagttttattgaagTCGAACacaatttaatatatacaggataatCTCTCAAATTAGCTCATTTGGGACATGCATCTGCtaataaaatggtctaaatgaagtaaataattatattttatgtaatttgagtctataaatgctttgataaattatgaatttaaaatttttacacaaatcCTCTGGCCTGTtagtcatatttaacaaaatattcaatatgtcaatttttaaataaaaaaaaagttgcactgCAATAAACTAAATCATATAGTAAAGTAgatcaatttatgaaaattagaataccactattctataaaaatagatGATTTTAGATCACTTTATCGATCATCTCAAAAAAGATAAGCATATCATCTTCCAGGTTTTTTAGGAgtgattggcctaagattatgaaaatggtaattgttctaaaaatgtaaaataaagactTTATAAATTGAACAGATTTGATCGCAAAAGATACAAACATTtacctatttatttaaaaagccttaggaccaaaggaatgtataaaatttagacttgaTGATTTTTTGAAGTGTGTTTAtatactgaaacaaaataaaacattccttagttccatattatttatagATCCTTAGTTATTCCATAACTATTCAcgtcatttaaattgttttttaagtaaaactaaaaactgaaacttttgttgaataattcttgagcacataagacttaaatgctGAACAACTCTGTTTTcaatacttatataaaataaaaagtcttggtttcagtaaaaagtgttttcttatattaattgcagtttaatcatttccactttaacttaaaattgaaattttatgggagatgacagaaaattagaaaggtACATAGTACATTATGGCTTCAGGCCTTTATAacagtatgagtgaattatataactatcaaaatctgaagcttaaaaatattttgatgaagaagctattgaaagacaagttacataaaatatttgattgaaaattttaacaagcattaagattgCCAAAGGCGGCCAGTACTAAATAGTTTACTGATATCTAGAGTAATTAGCACTTCATTTCtgcatttgcaattattttaggaattcttttgctgtataaatatattaatttgatattgaGAATGTATTTCCTAGTCCTATTTCATATGATGAAACAATGTCTGATTTCAATTAATATGCTTATTATTCATCCTGTTAATTTAGTTGGTACGTTTATTATTAGTTTCTCATTACTATTATCATTCCTCtcttaaaatatgcattatcaaatgttttatttggtctaaaaatgtaataataaaattataatatttttaaaacacattttaaaatttgcagaaaataaagTATGGAAATCACTTAGTGATATTTATGTCGCCCACATTTGATCGGAATTCTTTTGGTTGGCACCAGTAGGGCTTTTACCAGCAgtttttaaagggtttttttttttttttttttttttgaagtttatgaATTTGcatcttcataaaattaattattaattatttaagtaattatcatttttataaataataataataaataacaaaacataataataaataaataaaatacgaaagTTTGACCATCTGGCATTGCCAATATGCTGATGCCAGGTGATATAATGttaaccatataattttttttctattacaaatattaaattatatttttattaaaaattttaacattttagtaaAGTCTTTAAACTCAACTATTGACCATGTTCTTGTTTTTCATATAGAATTGCCTGAAGAATGGGATGATTCAATTAAAGAACCTGTTTTAGATGGAATCACATTTTATGTTAAGTATTTAGGGAGTACATTAGTAGATGAGCCTAATGATCAGCAAACAACTGCAGATGCTATTAAAGCAGTTATCACAATGGTGAGAAGTAAAGCAAGACTTTTTActtattcattctttcttttcttttttctttttttaaagcaatatttataaaacttaatggAATTATTTCCTTTATCATGATAAGGTTATTGTTATTGGGGAAGTTCTCTCAAAATTCtatctaattacttttttatactcCATAAGATAAGctataggattttttaaaaactattaatgcagaattatatttaatgtgtTCAGTCAAACATCTATATATTGAATTTGTAGGACCctgaaaaaattttgatgcatacatataaatattgcTTCATTTCTTACTAAATAcaattgcataattaattatttaaagttaaaagactttaaaatgtagacttttgaaacagtttttgaaaaaaatgttcgcaaatatatattgaatttgcgGAATTGCTTATaatgtattatgaaaaatattttcttgtgcaAAAAGTGACATTTGAATTgttatttggttaattaatatttcttttattttaatcttataatgaagctgtttcaaattaagatttaattttaactggaggtaaaaatttcttcaagaaatgttagaaataaatcTCAAGCCATATCAGATAGTTTTGAAATAATGCCTTgccatattttttacaattttcataatCTGTAGTTTAATTTGATCAAAGCTATTTTCCAATCTGTTTTAATTGAAGGGGGAAGGGTCATAATCAGCCACAATTAAATTCTTGCCCACATGTAAAAAATTTGGCTGAATTCAATACCATCATTCATTCTGTCATTATTTATACAATTGATTTCTTtcaatgtacaaaattttaattaaaaaaaagtttgatttatgTGGGCACaactgtatataatatatattttattctgtaattaatataatatcttgCTAATTCATTTTTCAggtttataaatgtataaattttaaagtaaaattgtcaATACATTTTATGGATTATTAAaacttgaatttcaaaatttaaaacaaaaaaaattgttgcattttaattattattctcaaCAATTTTAAGAAACACGTCTGTTCAAAATATCAAGTAgagatgaattatttttgaaattcccatcttaaagtttattttttcatttaaaagtctcttttatttgaaattcttagcGTAAATTTGGAATTGTTGTTTCTTAATAGTAGTAATTATAGTTTTAAGGAGCTCATTGTCAtccttaaaatatatctaaaaaaagaaatatgttattgATATTTAGAACCAGGTTGTCaatgtgtaaaaatattcaaatgaaatagtgTTAATGCTATTCATTCTGAACATTTTTAGGCTAAGTCAAGTGCCAAGAAACTTCCAAGAGTTGCTTTGACTGTAAATCCAAAAGGAATTGTTACTAGAGATCTTAGCACTGGAGAGAAGCACTTGGATTTTTCTATATATAGGtttgttattctttaaaattgcataaaatggaTAGAAAGTCtgcaattaaaagaattttcagaattagcaaattaaattattaattacaaaattagttataaaattaaacatgaaagatCTTCTAccatctttttatattaaaatttgaagtaattaatctttttgtgcaaataaaaattaaccatttttttaatttaataaataggtaaacaaaaatttaaaaatttctttaaaataaattatgaaaaatttcttttgatgtttcttaaaacatttttgagtctatatttcatatattctttagTAAATTATCTAGTACACatgcatgacattttttttaaatttaaatatttgaatatcatggaatatattacaaatttgctGAATAAATcaagtttcaaattaaatcaaaatatttattctgtttcatttatatccaattataatcaatttatttccaattataatcaatattctcttttttgatgatatacatttttattaaatttttttatttatttcatttccagaaTTTCATTTTGTTCTGCGGATGCCACTTATGACCGTGTTGTAGCTTTTATTgggacaaacaaaaatgaaacattagaATGTCATGCATTTTTATGTTCAAAACGTAAAATTGCACAGGCTGCTGCATTAACTATATCTCAAgcttttaatattgcttttgaGTTGTGGGAACGTGCCAAAGAAGAGAGATCTAGTCAAAATGGAGAAGTATGTTGATATTATTTGTACACATTCTTTattacattgttaattaatctgtatatatatatataccataagGAAGgtgttaatgaatatttaattattgaagcaAAATGAGTTGTTTAATATGAGTGTTCTTATATTGtaatgattttacattaatatttattactgattatactgtaatgattttacattaatatttactaCTGATTATACTGtaatgattttacattaatatttattactgattATACTGTAaggattttacattaatatttattactgattATACTGTAATGATTTTACATTAAGATTTATTACTGATTATGCAGtaatgattttacattaatatttattactgattatactgtaatgattttacattaatatttactaCTGATTATACTGtaatgattttacattaatatttattactgattATACTGTAaggattttacattaatatttattactgattATACTGTAATGATTTTACATTAAGATTTATTACTGATTATGCAGtaatgattttacattaatatttattactgattatacagtaacgattttaaattaatatttattactgattATGCAGTAATGATTTTACgttaatatttatcaaagaagtatgcaataataacaaattttgaaaatagatattattagGCAGTACTATGTTCATATCAAACtaaaaattatcttcagaaagaatctacttaaattattattcaaaaacttttataaaattttttaatcaaatgccAAAGAAGATTATTCgtcttcttaaataaaaatatcaggaaaaatttaaaatgtccttTAATTTGTAGAGAACATTACGcaggggcaaaaaaaaaaaaaaaaaaaacctgcatgAGATGTTATTTGCACTTATTTAAGCACTTGTTGTTTAGCCTCAATGAAATTTTGGGATAGCTGATGAATTTAAGCATGAAATCTTTTGagccaaaaagttttttttgtctgATCATAATTACatcttgtttttattcttttttatatttttatcaacacataaaaatgattatatttactATAATCAATTTAATGTacttatgaaaatttctttgGTATATTGCATGATGGGGAGAATATTCCAGAATAgtctcttttaataaaaaaaaaagtgaaaatttacatgttttttaGAGTTTTATAGAAGACCATGAAACTACAAAATAGGTACCAATATATTTTAGATGGCAAGAATATACTCCATATAGcacttaaaaaaatgcttttcattaattaaaaataaattaaaacttgatttcattt
The window above is part of the Argiope bruennichi chromosome 7, qqArgBrue1.1, whole genome shotgun sequence genome. Proteins encoded here:
- the LOC129976328 gene encoding low density lipoprotein receptor adapter protein 1-A-like isoform X1; this encodes MASILKAVRVGSSGLFGRLKHKKLPEEWDDSIKEPVLDGITFYVKYLGSTLVDEPNDQQTTADAIKAVITMAKSSAKKLPRVALTVNPKGIVTRDLSTGEKHLDFSIYRISFCSADATYDRVVAFIGTNKNETLECHAFLCSKRKIAQAAALTISQAFNIAFELWERAKEERSSQNGEEKIKLEISDNSAVSECNSNNKNSCVDEQGTLIDLSIDGHSASETMKKLGFENDQNLDDSFSRLAHSRTHPMLGMGFKPEDLEDIQQFVHNQRKINEKDCFLDDQTDDLLAL
- the LOC129976328 gene encoding low density lipoprotein receptor adapter protein 1-A-like isoform X2, which gives rise to MASILKAVRVGSSGLFGRLKHKKLPEEWDDSIKEPVLDGITFYVKYLGSTLVDEPNDQQTTADAIKAVITMAKSSAKKLPRVALTVNPKGIVTRDLSTGEKHLDFSIYRISFCSADATYDRVVAFIGTNKNETLECHAFLCSKRKIAQAAALTISQAFNIAFELWERAKEERSSQNGEEKIKLEISDNSAVSECNSNNKNSCVDEQGTLIDLSIDGHSASETMKKLGFENDQNLDDSFSRYIKKNSNYQQCDKQL